One part of the Kryptolebias marmoratus isolate JLee-2015 linkage group LG13, ASM164957v2, whole genome shotgun sequence genome encodes these proteins:
- the acaca gene encoding acetyl-CoA carboxylase 1 isoform X10 → MAQQDRAAQKTPAAGALQSHFLVGSVSEENSEDEIQGKADAQPEEKDIRSVSPSSGSSDSTSDMGFDHIDGPIHNLRPSMSGLHLVKQGRDRRRIDLQRDFTVASPAEFVTRFGGNKVIEKVLIANNGIAAVKCMRSIRRWAYEMFRNERAIRFVVMVTPEDLKANAEYIKMADHYVPVPGGTNNNNYANVELILDIAKRIPVQAVWAGWGHASENPKLPELLQKHGIAFMGPPSQAMWALGDKIASSIVAQTAGIPTLPWSGAGLTVEWTANNQKKKIINVPQELYECGCIQDVEDGLKAAEKIGYPVMVKASEGGGGKGIRKVNCADDFPNLFRQVQAEVPGSPIFVMQLAKHARHLEVQILADQYGNAISLFGRDCSVQRRHQKIIEEAPATIATSDVFEDMEKCAVKLAKMVGYVSAGTVEYLYSQDGSFYFLELNPRLQVEHPCTEMVADVNLPAAQLQIAMGIPLYRIKDIRMLYGVQPWGDCPIDFESLTNAPCPRGHVIAARITSENPDEGFKPSSGTVQELNFRSNKNVWGYFSVAAAGGLHEFADSQFGHCFSWGENREEAISNMVVALKELSIRGDFRTTVEYLIKLLETESFQHNSIDTGWLDRLIAEKMQAERPDTMLGIVSGALHVADVSLRNSVSNFLHSLERGQVLPAHTLLNTVDVELIYEGTKYVLKVTRQSPNSYVVIMNSSLAEVDVHRLSDGGLLLSYDGSSYTTYMKEEVDRYRITIGNKTCVFEKENDPSLLRSPSAGKIIQYSVEDGGHVFSGQCYAEIEVMKMVMTLTAAESGCIHYVKRAGAALEPGCVIAKLQLDDPSRIQQADLYTGPLPSVQTVALRGEKLHRVFHNTLDHLVHIMHGYCLPEPFFSAKLKEWVERLMKTMRDPSLPLLELQDIMTSVSGRIPPAVEKAIKKEMAQYASNITSVLCQFPSQQIANILDSHAATLNKKSEREVFFMNTQSIVQLVQKYRSGIRGHMKAVVMDLLRQYLKVEIQFQNGHYDKCVFALREENKGDMVNVVNYIFSHAKVTKKNLLVTMLIDQLCGRDPTLTDELMTILTELTQLSKTTNAKVALRARQVLIASHLPSYELRHNQVESIFLSAIDMYGHQFCIENLQKLILSETSIFDVLPNFFYHSNQVVRMAALEVYVRRAYIAYELNSVQHRQLKDNTCVVEFQFMLPTSHPNRMSFSSNLNHYGMVHVASVSDVLLDTSFTPPCQRMGAMVSFRSFQEFTRNINDVLSCFSDSPPTSPMFPDGGNPVLYGEEDNKSVQDEPVHILNVAIKTDSDIDDDGLAKMFREFTQSKKSLLFEHGIRRLTFLVAQKDFRKQINCEVDQRFHREFPKFFTFRARDKFEEDRIYRHLEPALAFQLELNRMRNFALTAIPCANHKMHLYLGAARVEVGTEVTDYRFFVRAIIRHSDLVTKEASFEYLHNEAERLLLEAMDELEVAFNNTTVRTDCNHIFLNFVPTVIMDPSKIEESVRSMVMRYGSRLWKLRVLQAELKINIRLTPTGKQIPIRLFLTNESGYYLDISLYKEVTDSRTGQVGPKDRQIMFQAYGDKQGPLHGMLINTPYVTKDLLQSKRFQAQSLGTTYVYDFPEMFRQALKKLWHSCQAYAQLPKCPLPSELLTFTELVLDAQGQLVQMNRLPGGNEIGMVAWRMTLRTPEYPTGREIIVISNDITHKIGSFGPQEDMLFLRASEMARECGIPRIYIAANSGARIGLAEEIRHMFHVAWQDPVDPYKGFKYLYLTPQDYKKVSALNSVHCEHVEDEGESRYKITDIIGKEEGLGVENLRGSGMIAGESSLAYDEIITMNLVTCRAIGIGAYLVRLGQRTIQVDNSHIILTGAGALNKVLGREVYTSNNQLGGIQIMHNNGVTHNTVCDDFEGVFTLLLWLSYMPKCMSSPVPILYAKDPIDRPVEFVPTKAPYDPRWMLAGRPSQTPKGSWQSGFFDHGSFMEIMQPWAQSVVVGRARLGGIPTGVVAVETRSVELSIPADPANLDSEAKIIQQAGQVWFPDSAFKTAQAIKDLNREGLPLIVFANWRGFSGGMKDMYDQVIKFGAYIVDGLREYKQPVLVYIPPQAELRGGSWVVIDPTINPRHMEMYADKDSRGGVLEPEGTVEIKFRKKDLVKTMRRIDPIYMALAEKLGTPELSPTDRKELETKLKEREEFLLPIYHQVAVQFADLHDTPGRMQEKGVITDILEWQTSRQFFYWRLRRLLLEDTVKKKIKEANSELTDGQIQAMLRRWFVEAEGTVKAYLWDNNEEVVAWLERQLAEEEGARSVVDENIKYIRRDHLLKQIRSLVQANPEVAMDSIVHMTQHISPTQRAEVVRILSTMETSASS, encoded by the exons ATGGCACAGCAGGACCGCGCTGCCCAGAAAACCCCCGCTGCCGGAGCCCTGCAGTCTCACTTCCTCGTGGGGTCCGTGTCGGAGGAGAACTCGGAGGATGAAATCCAAGGCAAGGCAGACGCGCAGCCGGAGGAGAAGGACATCCGCTCGGTGTCACCGTCTTCCGGTAGCTCTGACAGCACCAGCGACATGGGTTTCGATCACATTGACGGGCCTATCCACAATCTAAG gcCGAGCATGTCAGGGCTCCACTTGGTGAAACAAGGGAGAGATCGCAGGCGAATTGATCTCCAGAGGGACTTCACCGTTGCGTCACCTGCTGAATTTGTCACTCGCTTTGGTGGGAACAAGGTCATTGAAAAG gtTCTTATTGCCAACAATGGCATTGCTGCAGTGAAATGCATGCGCTCCATCCGCCGCTGGGCCTACGAGATGTTCCGCAATGAAAGGGCAATCCGCTTTGTTGTCATGGTGACCCCAGAAGACCTGAAGGCCAATGCAG aaTACATCAAAATGGCAGATCATTATGTGCCTGTGCCAGGAGGaactaacaacaacaattaTGCCAATGTTGAGCTCATTCTAGACATTGCAAAACGAATACCTGTTCAG gCGGTGTGGGCTGGATGGGGTCATGCCTCAGAGAATCCCAAACTCCCAGAGCTCCTTCAAAAGCATGGAATTGCTTTCATGG GTCCTCCAAGTCAGGCTATGTGGGCTCTTGGGGACAAAATTGCCTCCTCCATCGTAGCTCAGACGGCTGGTATTCCAACCTTACCGTGGAGCGGAGCAG GCTTGACAGTTGAATGGACGGCGAACaaccaaaagaagaaaatcatcAATGTTCCGCAGGAGCTGTATGAGTGTGGCTGTATCCAGGATGTGGAAGATGGCCTCAAA GCGGCAGAGAAAATCGGTTATCCTGTGATGGTGAAGGCCTCAGAAGGAGGTGGAGGCAAAGGAATCCGCAAAGTCAACTGTGCTGATGACTTTCCTAACCTTTTCAGACAG GTCCAGGCCGAAGTTCCAGGATCGCCCATTTTTGTCATGCAGCTAGCCAAACACGCCCGTCACCTGGAGGTGCAGATTTTAGCTGATCAGTATGGAAATGCCATTTCCCTGTTTGGCAGAGACTGTTCTGTGCAGCGGCGTCACCAGAAAATCATCGAGGAGGCTCCTGCTACTATAGCTACTTCTGATGTGTTTGAGGACATGGAAAAA tGTGCGGTGAAGCTGGCCAAGATGGTGGGCTACGTCAGCGCAGGCACAGTGGAGTACCTCTACAGCCAGGATGGCAGCTTCTACTTCCTCGAACTCAATCCCCGTCTGCAGGTGGAGCACCCCTGCACTGAAATGGTGGCTGATGTCAACTTGCCTGCTGCTCAACTGCAG ATTGCCATGGGTATTCCTCTTTATCGGATCAAAGACATCAGGATGCTTTATGGAGTCCAGCCCTGGGGAGACTGTCCCATCGACTTTGAGAGTCTGACGAATGCTCCCTGTCCCCGGGGTCACGTCATTGCTGCACGCATTACCAGTGAAAATCCTGACGAG GGTTTCAAGCCAAGCTCTGGAACAGTGCAAGAGCTGAACTTCCGCAGCAACAAGAACGTGTGGGGTTACTTCAGCGTTGCAGCAGCAGGGGGGCTGCACGAGTTCGCCGATTCCCAGTTTGGACACTGCTTCTCCTGGGGAGAGAATCGCGAAGAAGCCATCTC caacaTGGTGGTTGCTCTTAAAGAGCTCTCTATAAGAGGGGACTTTAGAACCACAGTGGAATACCTCATCAAGCTCCTGGAGACTGAAAGCTTTCAGCATAACAGCATCGACACAGGCTGGCTGGACCGGCTCATTGCTGAGAAGATGCAG GCGGAGCGTCCTGATACCATGCTTGGAATTGTGAGTGGCGCTCTGCATGTGGCAGATGTCAGTCTAAGGAACAGCGTGTCCAACTTTCTACATTCTCTGGAAag GGGCCAGGTGCTGCCAGCACACACACTACTCAACACCGTGGATGTGGAGCTGATATATGAAGGCACCAAGTACGTTCTGAAAGTGACCCGTCAGTCTCCCAACTCGTACGTGGTCATCATGAACAGCTCTTTAGCGGAGGTGGATGTGCATCGACTCAGTGATGGAGGCCTTTTATTGTCCTATGATGGAAGTAGCTACACTACCTACATGAAGGAAGAGGTGGATAG GTATCGCATCACAATTGGAAACAAGACCTGTGTTTTTGAAAAGGAGAACGACCCCTCGCTGCTGCGATCTCCTTCAGCAGGAAAAATCATTCAGTACTCAGTTGAGGATGGCGGACACGTGTTTTCTGGCCAGTGTTATGCTGAAATAGAG GTGATGAAGATGGTAATGACCCTCACCGCTGCTGAGTCCGGTTGTATCCACTATGTTAAAAGAGCCGGAGCAGCTCTGGAGCCTGGGTGTGTCATCGCCAAACTGCAACTGGACGACCCCAGCAGGATACAGCAG gCGGATCTGTACACAGGGCCACTGCCTTCTGTCCAGACTGTAGCTCTGAGAGGTGAGAAGCTGCACAGAGTCTTCCACAACACACTGGATCACCTCGTTCACATAATGCATGGTTACTGCCTTCCTGAACCTTTCTTCAGTGCTAAG CTGAAAGAATGGGTGGAAAGGCTCATGAAGACCATGCGCGATCCATCTCTGCCACTCCTGGAGCTGCAAGACATCATGACGAGCGTGTCAGGCCGCATCCCCCCTGCTGTGGAGAAAGCCATCAAGAAGGAGATGGCTCAGTATGCCAGCAACATAACGTCTGTGCTCTGCCAGTTCCCCAGCCAGCAG ATTGCAAACATCCTGGACAGCCATGCTGCTACTCTGAACAAGAAATCAGAGAGAGAAGTCTTCTTTATGAACACACAAAGCATCGTCCAGCTGGTGCAGAA GTATCGCAGCGGCATCAGAGGCCACATGAAGGCAGTTGTGATGGATTTGCTTCGACAGTATCTGAAAGTAGAAATCCAGTTTCAGAATG GACACTATGacaagtgtgtgtttgcacttcGTGAAGAAAACAAAGGGGACATGGTCAATGTGGTCAACTATATTTTCTCCCATGCTAAAGTCACAAAGAAGAACCTGCTGGTTACTATGCTGATT GATCAGCTCTGTGGCCGTGATCCCACGCTGACCGATGAACTTATGACCATTTTGACGGAACTCACACAACTCAGCAAGACAACCAATGCCAAGGTGGCTCTGCGTGCTCGGCAG GTCCTGATAGCTTCCCACCTTCCCTCCTATGAGCTACGTCACAACCAGGTGGAGTCCATCTTCCTCTCTGCCATCGACATGTACGGGCACCAGTTCTGCATTGAGAACTTGCAG aaACTGATCCTTTCGGAGACATCCATCTTTGATGTTCTGCCAAACTTCTTCTACCACAGTAATCAGGTGGTCAGGATGGCTGCCCTCGAG GTGTACGTTCGCAGAGCATATATTGCCTACGAGCTCAACAGTGTGCAGCATCGACAGCTCAAGGACAACACATGTGTAGTAGAGTTTCAGTTCATGCTTCCCACGTCACATCCCAACAG GATGTCATTCTCATCCAACCTGAATCACTACGGCATGGTGCATGTGGCCAGTGTCAGTGATGTCCTACTCGACACATCTTTTACACCGCCTTGTCAGCGGATGGGAGCCATGGTCTCCTTCCGCTCCTTCCAGGAGTTCACACG GAACATAAATGATGTGTTGAGCTGCTTCTCTGACTCTCCTCCTACAAGTCCAATGTTCCCTGATGGAGGCAACCCTGTCCTGTACGGTGAAGAGGACAATAAG aGTGTCCAGGATGAACCAGTCCACATCCTCAATGTGGCCATAAAGACTGACAGCGACATTGATGACGACGGTCTGGCAAAAATGTTTCGGGAGTTCACTCAGTCAAAG aaATCACTGCTGTTTGAACACGGCATCCGAAGGCTAACTTTTCTTGTCGCACAGAAG GATTTCAGGAAGCAAATCAACTGTGAGGTGGACCAAAGGTTTCAT AGGGAATTTCCCAAATTCTTCACATTTCGTGCCAGAGACAAG TTTGAGGAGGACAGGATCTATCGGCATTTGGAGCCGGCGTTGGCGTTCCAGTTGGAGCTCAACCGCATGCGTAATTTTGCCCTAACTGCCATTCCCTGTGCCAATCACAAGATGCACCTCTACCTGGGTGCAGCCCGGGTGGAGGTGGGCACAGAGGTTACAGACTACCGTTTCTTTGTCCGAGCCATTATCCGCCACTCAGATCTGGTCACAAAg GAAGCCTCTTTTGAATACCTTCATAATGAAGCAGAGCGTCTGCTGCTGGAAGCCATGGATGAACTGGAGGTGGCTTTCAACAACACGACTGTACGAACTGACTGCAACCATATTTTCCTCAACTTTGTCCCTACAGTCATCATGGACCCATCAAAG ATTGAGGAGTCTGTGCGCTCCATGGTGATGCGTTACGGCAGCCGTCTGTGGAAGCTTCGCGTCCTTCAGGCTGAGCTGAAAATCAACATCCGCCTGACTCCGACAGGGAAGCAAATCCCCATCCGCCTCTTCCTCACTAATGAATCGGGCTACTATCTGGATATCAGCCTGTACAAGGAAGTCACCGACTCCCGAACGGGACAGGTGGGGCCCAAAGACCGACAG ataaTGTTCCAAGCATATGGGGACAAACAAGGCCCCTTACATGGAATGCTCATCAATACTCCTTATGTCACCAAGGACCTGCTACAGTCTAAACGCTTCCAGGCACAATCTCTGGGCACCACCTACGTCTACGACTTTCCAGAAATGTTCAGACAg gcTTTGAAAAAGCTGTGGCACTCTTGTCAGGCATATGCCCAATTACCCAAATGTCCTCTTCCTTCTGAGCTGCTCACCTTCACTGAGTTGGTTCTGGATGCCCAGGGTCAGCTGGTGCAGATGAACAGACTTCCAGGGGGAAACGAG ATTGGTATGGTAGCATGGAGGATGACCCTGCGAACTCCCGAGTATCCTACAGGACGTGAGATCATAGTGATAAGTAACGATATCACTCACAAGATCGGGTCATTTGGACCTCAGGAGGACATGTTGTTCCTGCGAGCTTCAGAAATGGCACGAGAGTGCGGCATCCCTCGCATCTACATCGCAGCCAACAGCGGCGCCCGCATCGGCCTGGCGGAGGAAATCAGACATATGTTCCATGTGGCCTGGCAGGATCCAGTTGATCCTTACAAG GGTTTCAAATATCTCTACCTCACCCCTCAAGATTACAAAAAGGTCTCTGCTCTAAACTCTGTACATTGCGAACATGTAGAGGATGAGGGAGAATCCAg GTACAAGATTACTGACATTATTGGAAAAGAGGAAGGACTGGGTGTGGAGAATCTAAGAGGGTCTGGAATGATCGCGGGAGAATCTTCTCTGGCTTACGATGAGATAATCACCATGAATCTG GTCACATGTCGAGCCATAGGCATCGGAGCCTATCTTGTGAGGCTTGGGCAGAGAACTATTCAAGTGGACAACTCTCATATTATCCTTACAGGAGCTGGGGCCCTCAACAAG GTGCTTGGCCGAGAAGTTTACACATCAAACAATCAGCTCGGTGGCATTCAGATCATGCACAACAACGGGGTGACCCACAACACTGTTTGTGATGATTTTGAGGGAGTCTTTACTTTGTTGCTGTGGCTGTCCTACATGCCCAAG tgTATGTCTAGCCCAGTACCCATCCTCTATGCCAAGGACCCCATAGATCGGCCAGTAGAGTTTGTGCCAACCAAGGCTCCTTATGACCCTCGCTGGATGTTGGCAGGACGTCCCAGCCAGA ctccaaaggGCTCCTGGCAGAGCGGTTTCTTTGATCATGGCTCTTTCATGGAGATCATGCAGCCTTGGGCTCAGAGCGTGGTGGTAGGCAGAGCCAG ACTGGGTGGGATACCTACTGGTGTTGTTGCTGTGGAAACTAGGTCAGTGGAGCTGTCAATTCCAGCTGATCCGGCTAATTTAGACTCTGAGGCAAAG ATCATCCAGCAAGCAGGACAGGTGTGGTTCCCAGACTCTGCTTTCAAAACAGCCCAGGCCATTAAGGACCTGAACCGAGAGGGCTTACCTCTCATAGTGTTTGCCAACTGGAGGGGCTTTTCTGGAGGAATGAAAG ATATGTACGACCAAGTGATAAAGTTTGGGGCCTACATTGTGGACGGGCTAAGGGAGTACAAGCAGCCAGTCCTGGTTTACATCCCCCCTCAGGCTGAGCTTAGGGGAGGCTCCTGGGTGGTCATAGATCCCACCATCAACCCTCGTCACATGGAGATGTACGCCGACAAGGACAGCCG AGGAGGAGTGTTGGAACCTGAAGGAACTGTGGAGATCAAGTTTAGGAAGAAGGATTTGGTGAAAACCATGAGAAGAATAGATCCTATCTACATGGCTTTGGCTGAAAAACTGG GAACGCCAGAACTGAGCCCTACTGATCGAAAAGAGCTGGAGACCAAGCTTAAGGAGCGTGAGGAGTTCTTGTTGCCCATCTACCATCAAGTGGCTGTGCAGTTTGCGGACCTCCACGACACCCCGGGTCGCATGCAAGAAAAGGGTGTCATCACG gACATCCTCGAATGGCAGACATCACGCCAGTTCTTCTACTGGCGTCTGCGGCGtttgctgctggaggacacagTGAAGAAGAAGATCAAGGAGGCCAACAGCGAGCTGACAGATGGGCAGATCCAGGCCATGCTGCGCCGCTGGTTTGTGGAGGCCGAGGGGACCGTTAAG GCATATCTGTGGGACAACAATGAAGAGGTGGTCGCGTGGCTGGAGAGGCAACTCGCTGAAGAAGAGGGCGCTCGATCCGTTGTCGACGAAAACATCAAGTACATCCGCCGAGATCACCTCCTTAAGCAAATACGCAG cCTCGTCCAAGCCAATCCCGAAGTTGCTATGGATTCCATCGTTCACATGACCCAGCACATCTCGCCCACGCAAAGAGCCGAGGTGGTGCGCATCCTGTCCACTATGGAGACGTCAGCCTCCTCCTAA